A segment of the Ipomoea triloba cultivar NCNSP0323 chromosome 1, ASM357664v1 genome:
GATGCTCCTTGAGTTGCCCAAACCAACGGTTGATTCGAGGTTGGTAAGATGGCAATTATTGGTGTGGTGAGGGACATATTTCTGAACAAATAAAAACTGGAATGGATCTAACTTTTTATATACTGTACTATTTATTGCTCACATAATTTTTTCACTTAATATTAGTACAATAAAAACTGGAATGGATCTAacttttttatatactatttatAGCTCACATAAATTTTTCACTTAATATTAGTACAATAGTACATGACTATATCTtatcttaaaatataatataagttAATGATGGTAAGTTTTAACTAGAACAAAAAATTGTGTAAGAGTAAATTACAGGGAGTTTGGTTGGGTGTAAGAAATTAGAgaggaaatgaattgtaattcggtgggaaAAAAATAAGATTGAAATGAAGTAGGAATTTAAATTGCATTGTTTggtaggaagaaaaaaaaatattgagaaTGATAAAGAAATAAGTGgtataaatactaaaatgtccttgtgtAATAACAAATAAGGGCATATTTGTCATTTCATCCCTTTCTTCCTTTCATAGAAGCaacgaattgcaattcaactaatggggggaattgcaatttcctcaaACCAAATAATGTAATCGAGGTTTCCATTGAATTTCAGTTCAATTACAACTAAATTGTAATGGATAGTTCTGGTGGATTTGTTGCAGCAAGGAATGGTCCGGTGCGATGTTTGAATGATGCTCATCTAGCTGAGGCGCTAGCCATTAAAGAAGCTCTTTCATGGGTTATCAGTAGAGGTTTTTACAGAATTGCGGTTCTATCTGATTGTCAGTCTGTGTGCAACTTGATTAATAGTTCCTCGGTGGATTATTCCTATGCCGGCTGCGTGGTTAGAGATTGCAAATATTTACAAAGACACTTTGAAGTAGTGTCCTTCAATTTTATTCATAGATCAGTGAATCAGTTGGCTCACGCATTAGCAAGAGCAACTCATTCTCAATCTGGTCCTTGTTGTTGGTTTTTAGATATTCCTTCGTGCATTcgccatttgatttaatgaaagttggtattttgttttcaaaaaaaaaaaaaaattacagtgtACCAAACGGGTTGTTATGTACACTGtactttttatattataaactcACAAATTCTTTATaaatttacttttctttttcccttcaaACTTAAATGTTACTGCTGTTAAATAGCatcgttaaatataaaaatgtatatattatgttattttttgtaCATTTACAAATGATTTTCaattatatactttttatacgtaatgtattaattataaaaaaaatttaaggtaTCAATTACACCAGGTACAATTCAAAAAGTTTTGCAAGTTTGTTTGCACCCGGTACAACATGTAGgctttctttaattatttatattattgtttataatattttctcaTAATAGTTATAAGAtcatataaatttacatttattttgcttatataatttcatcattatttttattcatattttttattgCCCATTTGGAACTGTTAAAGGTGTGAAAATAGCCAATCCAACACATCTGAGTTGGGCAGTTACAAGCCAATGTGAAAATGAGTTTGACCGAGATAGGTCGTTTTAGAATGTGTTACATTTTTTATAACCCAACTCGCCACATAGTGGGTTGGCATGCTAAACATACCAACTCACttattatttacttaaataaatatttaaaatattaaatatttgtataattaggATTCAAATTTCTAACCTTTAAGTCAAtgcttaataattttttttttccaatcaaATAACCTAAGACTTTAAGAACAAGTTCCATGTGtgcttgtatatatatatacaaataattaatgcatgtttagataattagattttaatttgtactttgtaatataattataatttatttaaattatatttaacactaatataatttatatgtaatatttgtatttgcaattatagtattatttagtgataaagtttataaaaatatataatttataactttatataatttatgtgataaataaaatttaatttaactatataattatattactatttatataaagttataattaatcatattaattaatacttgcaATAAATCTAACatgaataaatttatatatatgagttgtatacataaattataggcaaattatactgtgcaccacggtgcacatagcaacgtacaccacgtacctaaacgacgtcgttttgagcattgtaaactaatcgtccgttttttttttgaaatcacgtttcccgtttcggccggtctctgtatttatgttaatattctgtgtattccaggcaatcattctatgtattctaggcaaccgttttgtgtattataggcaaccgttatgtgtattcatgttagtaacacatgttgtggtttcatgttagtaacacatgttgtgatgtgtttgtgcattcgaatgtttaggaggatgagttctgtgtattttgtgtaaatattatgtgtattcatgttattaacacaagttgtgatgtgtttgtgcattcaaatgttaggaggatgagttctgtgtattttgcgtcaatattctgtgtattatgggcaaacattctgtgtattataggcaaacgttctgtgtattctatataatgattatgtgtattatagataatgaattccttggagtcattcgcgtccactaacatctgtgtattttgtgtcaatattctgtgtattctgggcaaacattttgtgtattctaggcaaacgttctgtgtattatagataatgattatgtgtattatagataatgaattccctgagtcattcgtgTCCACGtctactaacaccaaaacgacgtcgttttacatacgtggtgcacattgctatgtgcaccgtggtgcagggtataacgattgtatTGGCCCGTATAATTTGTGGGCTAAACAGTCCGGCTCAATAAAACTAGATAGAAAATTAATTCAACTCAACTCGTCTAAAAATCAGGTTAAATGTGTCCAAGTTGATGGGTTGGCCTCGGTTTGACAAATTTGAGTTgctatatactccgtaatatatttCCTTTGCAATTCACGATCAAAATATTTTGGTAATAatactttttgaaaatattgtttAATTCATATGATACAGACTTAAGAGTATGGCGTGATTGAGAAAGAAGGAAGACATGGCATGAGCGAGAGAACTTCCGAGAAGCCAATCCATAATCAATTGATCCAACTCAACGCAGCGTCCGAGTTGAATACCGACAATGCAAAGTGGAATTCTTAAcacattgcaatttgcaaatggattattattattattattattatacttaattgttttctttgtgctttaatagattaaaaagatataaatgaacagatactacagtgTAATAATGTCCGTGTAATAGAATCAGTAGCacttaaaaaaagtaaataccagtggaggtcctccgactttgatggcaccgccacttttagtactcaacttttaaatcaaccacttttagtcctacgactttgatggcactgccacttttagtcatcaatttttaaatcaaccaattttagtcctcttactttttgtttatagccacctatggtctttcctttacaattggacatctaatgtcattttctcaagggcaattcagtcatttggtccaaaatttagtgttaacaaagaAGAGCGGAGAAtagggtttcttcaattattctgatgaggaaacataatacttaatacattaattatgaaatgattgaattgcccttgagaaaatgacattagatgtccaaatGTAAatgaaggaccataggtggctagaaacaaaaaataagaggactaaaagtggttgaattaaaagttgatgactaaaagtggcggtgccatcaaagtcggaggactaaaagtggttgatttagaagttgaggactaaaagtggcggtgccatcaaagtcagGGGACCTGCACTGATATTTACcacttaaaaattatacttaattattttttagtattactactCCCACTAAGACTCGTCTAGCGTAGCATTATGGGGTGCTAAGTATCATCAAGGATAACTCTAGATCAATGGCTCAAAATGaaggttttttttaaaaaaaaaataaaaataaaaataaaaacatactTCCTGACAACATGGATGCGAATGATCTTACGTGTCTTAAACTGATGCACATCAAGTCTCGAACTGATGCACCTTTAAGCCTtcgaacttatgcaccttaagtgtcaaaattatgcaccttaagtactaAACTTATGCACATTAAGTTTCAAAGTGATGCACTTTAAGTTTTGAGTTGAAGCACCTTAAGTTTTGAACTTATGCACTTCTAGCTTTAAATTTATGCACCTACAATATGAAAGTCTATATGCCTAATGAATCAAAGTTGTGCACCTTAAGCTGAAAACTAATGCATcttaaacttaaaatttatgcaccttaaacttaaaatttaggcatattaaaaattaaactgaTGCACATTACACTAGCAAGTGATgtaccttaagctttaaatttaTTCCACCTTATACTTTTTTTCTTCTGGTAACTAATTCTCAAAATTCTACGAACTGTCTTGTTGAAATAAATCATATGGACATATGGTTTACCTTCTACTTATTTTTATCCCATATGAATTTCGAGTCGTAGCTATTATCCTCGAGGATTTTGATTTGAGCAATTGTATTTGGTTTTTTCTTTCAGGTTTGTCATCTAATCCCAATTACTGCCTTTCTGGATCATTAAGTTCTTCATTATTCAAACCGTAAATATTATGAAAGAACTCTTTGAACCAGGAATTCTTCTTGGCAGTCTCATGACTTTTTTCGCTTTCATCTAAaaatttatgcaccttaagaattAAACTAATgcattttaaactaaaaagtgaTGCACTTTAAGCTTAAAATTTATTCATCTTATACCTTTCGCATGAAATTACAATCCTCTCCACTCCATAATTCACtcgttgcaaaaaaaaaagaaaaaagaaaaaaaaaaagaagaagcatatTTTAATGATATGTTTACTAATTGAAGAGTTTCAATTTTTGGAAAAAGATTGGAAAAAAGTTATTATACAAAAGATTTACTTgcgctttcttttttcttcctcatttttttttaaaaaatagttattagaaagaaaacattttaattaaaccTCTACTCTCACATACATATCTCATATTCATACTgagtaaatttcatttttagtcatagatttataggtgataatatacttttagtccatttttattagaacattcacttttgatcATAAAATCACTGTGTCATGgttatttttggtcctttatcaacaaatcaatttaaatatcgtttaaatacaaggacatttgagtcttcaattataaattttttcagaaaaaataaaaataaaaatgaaaaatatagcggttcaacatactttgtataataaagattgaaatgtctttatatttaacgatatttcaacaattatattgttggatgactaaaattggtcatgctacaataatactatgaccaaataaGTAtgctctaataaaaaaaaaaactaaaagtagaTTACCACTagatctaggaccaaaaatgaaattaattctttacacttatctacttacatatatatatatgcaccacTATAACTACATGAGTGCCTTATTCTTTTGCTTATCCCTATTCCATCGACCAACTTCTATAGTCACATGTATTTATGCCAACATATGACACATATCTGCACAAAATATATTAGAtttaaaactagtattttcgttaGTGCGTtacacggaatggatttgttataatatgttaataatatttagatcgatatacaattatgcaaattataacatcgaatattatataatgcaattgaagaattgagtttgatcgattatgttttatgatggtATCATTGTTGAATTTGAGTAAATAACTGCCCAATTAATAAccaacgtgtatatatatacatccggtgttgaaactttagacatcttatatatcaatgtttatgatttgtattaattaagcTAATTATCTCATTGtctagcaactcagttatataatttatttgtgcaaaagatatattttctatgtagatatatagcaattttgtatctttgtataaaaagaaacataatataattgttttgaattacacattattgaaaacctttttgtagaccacattgatagtatattatatattgttattgtaaatttttatacttattttacatcactaatgaagtaaatAATTATccagaattataattttttagtgCTCTATTTCAGAATTATTGGAGTAAATTATTCAGGACCTTAGTACTTCATTgattataagatatttctataatttttataattatatacctatctaaattttcttaaaatattatagcaaattcatTCCGTACATCGTACGGGTGGGAACACTAGTAACAAATAATAAGAGaatagtattaatattattagaatataattaatagaatatatagattaattaatttattaatgtatactaaatttattaaatattaaatattatacaattattaaatattaaatatatttcctcAGAAGTGATTTTCATTCCTTATCCTATTTTacttattgatattttttaatagacaccatttaagaatgaatatattctatatttattgttcacATATTAATTGCTTGGTCGTGATCCCCtgtcattttcttaaaatattataattattacacataataatttatttgaactAGATGTGCGTATGTTAATAACGTATTATTGATGTTATTAACGCGAATTtacaaagaataaaataaatgattatttcCTTATTGGTGTAGATTTATTGGaaacaatattacaaattaatatgtactaaatttattaaatatttttaatagaaaaaccatttaagaatgaatatattctatatttattgcTCATATATTGATTGTTTGGTCGTGACCCCCTAGcatattctaaaaatattataattattgcattCCTGTATGCACATGTGTTAATAACGTACTATTGATGTTATTAGCGTGAAtttgtaaagaataaaataaagggataagggtcaaatagaccctccaacTATATACCAAAGTTCAATTAGACCCTTGAACTTAAAAAACtttcaattaaacccttaaacttattaaacttgtgcaattaatatatttaagaGGTTATCAAAAGGTAACCTATTAACTTTGCATACATGGCATCTTAGGTGGAATAATGGAattctatttaaaaatttaaaaaattatatattttttataaaactaattaaaaaaatagttatgaacctACGAATTATATAtggtctaattaaaaaaattagttaaaaaactaattatatatatttttaacctACCAATGAAGCCATGGCAGCCAAGCTACCATGGACGATTGCCAAGGCAGCTTGGCtgcaatgtgtttttttttaattaaaaaaaaaaagaaaaaaacagccACGGCAGCTTGGCTGCCATGGAAGCCAAGCTGCCATGGACAAGACGCAGCCAAGTTGCCCTGGACGATTGCCATGGCAGCTTGGCTGCCatgtttttttgtatttttatttttttataaataaacattattattttaatatttataaaaatataattttttaaaaatgctaATCTAAGTGGCATCTTATGTGGTATCTACGTGGTATATGACTTAGGAGtaacctgttattataggtcaaataggttaattgcacaaatttaactaatttaagggtctaattgaagGTTTTTTAAGTTCGAGGGTCTAATTGAACTTTGGTATATAgttggagggtctatttgacccttatccctaaaataaatgattatttcCTTATTGGTGTAAACTTATTggaaataatattaccaattaatagatattatttaattttcatataacattttttttaccaattaagctttattaattattttaccaataaattatgtagttaatatttcaaaagtttgagcaaaaaaatttgggaggaagattttacttgtatatatatagtatagattagagatctaaattaatttttataattttgaatgAATGCTATATGTTATTGGTTTGAATATTTTTAGTATGTTATATCtgaatataaatttagtatGGACCTTGcatattaaaatttcacatgtactatactttaaaataaaagtatatatattttgctcaaacaaaatatatctgaaaatattttaaatatcgAGTAAAAAAGattacttaaaattttaaacttgtgttatttttatgaaattaataataccaaaaagttcaattttagaaattaatcaaattataaaacaaaaaatagaaaataaaaatttaaaataaacaggtcctaattgtttgtttgtttttttttgtttttgttttttttttaatcgaaaATTATAAGATAGAAAATTTTACTTGTATTGTATTTAGTGTTGTATCTATGTTCTTCATGTCTTAAAAGGGAAAAACATTAATGCTTAGAACAAAtatagttaaaaattaaaaatccaaataatgttaatttaatataattatttcaataataataataataatctaaacaTGTACTGATACAAGATAGGCTGCTGACTGGTCATGCACTAACATCGAACCTTGCACGAGTAATCAAGAATTCCAGATAGCGTAGCTGTAAATTTTAAGATCAATTTTTGATCGTCAGATCTTCCTTTAACCAACGGCTACGATTTCAGAGAATATGACCGTTGGAGGGTTACCTTAGATGGCTGtgatttcaaaaacaaaagACCGTTGAAGCGCCTATTCCACAGCTTTAAAGGGGGCGCCATCTCAACCCTTTCAATCGGCCTTGTTCCTTTGTTTCCAGATATAGAGAAAGATCTCAGAGAGAGTTTGAAAAGGAGGAGGAAGAACAACGACTGCGAGATACCCAGAACGAAGAAGATTTGATTTTTCCAGGCAGGCAATCTGAAAGAATGGCTTCAAGACCCGTTGTTCAACAGCAAAATAGAGGAGGTAATCTGATTTGATTTGTTTCAAATGTTTGGGGGATCTGATTTGGGTTGATGAAGGGTTATATGGGCGTCTTGATTTTCTTGCTGTTCCCATTTTAAGACATGTTTCACCTAAGCCAGGGCTTGGAGTTGTGTTCTTGACTGCTCACGAACtgtttgatttatttcataCTGGTATCTTGATTGGGTTTCTTTCGATCtttctttttcataaattaCTAATGTGTTTCTGATTTGATGTATGAAAACTAAGATGGTTAAAAGTCTAATTTTATGTGAATTTATTTGATTTGGAGTAATTAAGATAAAATTTATAAGAGACTCTTTGTCCTTATAGATCAGAAACATTGTGTTAAAAAGTCTTTCTTTTTGGGGTgtttccttcagtttttctgaTTTGATGAATGAAGTGAATTTGTCTGTAAATTGAATTGATTTGGAGTAAttaagatattgtttttatagatCAGAAATATAAAGTGTCTTCTTTTTTGGGTGTTTTCTTGCCTTAAGCAAATTAACTGCAGTTGAGGGGAGTCCCTGAGGAATAAGAAATATAAAGTGTCGTTCTTTCTTGGGTGTTTTCTTGCATAACGCAAATTAACTGCAGTTGAGGGAGTCCCTGGGGGAATAAAGCAAAAGAACATGGCAGCAGAGGGAAGGAACCGGCGGGCACTTGGGGATATTGGCAATATGGTTACCGTTCGAGGGGCTGAAGGCAAGCAGCAGCTTCCTCAGGTGTCTCGCCCCCTCACGAGGGGTTTTTGTGCACAGCTACTGGCTAATGCACAAGCTGCAGCAGCCGATAAAAACAAGGTTGGCTATAATTTCACTTCTCAATAGTGTTTTAAATGCTTTGGAGTTAGGACCCATTATTGTGTTTTGCTGTATATTTGTTCTAAAGAATTTGTCCTGCCTTCATCTTGATTTGGTGCAGAAATCTATTGCTGTGAATGTGGGTGGAGCTGCTGCAAATCAGGCAGCTAAAGTGCCtagaaagcagcagcagcagcagcctgCTCAGAAGAAGGTTACTGTCAAGCCCAAGCCTGAAGCTGTGATTGTAATCAGCCCTGACACTGAAGAACAACAAGAAGAGGTGAAGGAAAAGAAGAGCCGCAGAAAGGCAGCTGCTGAAGATTCATCTAGAAAGACTTATACTGCAACTCTCACAGCCCGAAGCAAGGTTCAGACTTATTCTCTTGATCTGATCTTTTCTCTGTAAGTCTTTTGTTTCTGTTAATTGAATGACTGAGTTTTCTTTTTGGCATAGGCTGCTTGTGGACTGAACAttaaaaaggagaagaagattcaAGATATTGATGCTGGAGATTTGTACAATGAATTGGCAGTTGTGGAGTATGTAGAAGACATTTACAAGTTCTACAAGGAAGCTGAGGTGATTTCCTGTTTCCTATCTGTCTGTCTGTCTGGCTTTCTCTTAACTTGTTGTATCCCTAATTTTCTGatgaaaaaaattgtgtgttttgCACTGATTATATATACAGAATGAAAGCCGGGTTCATGATTACATGGATTCCCAGCCAGAGATCAATGTAAAAATGAGAGCAATCCTGGTTGACTGGCTGATTGAAGTTCACTACAAATTTGAGCTCACATCTGAGACACTGTACCTCACAATCAACATCATCGATCGATATCTAGCCGCGAGGACTACCTCAAAGAGGGAATTGCAGTTAGTAGGCATTAGTGCTATGCTCATAGCATCAAAATACGAGGAAATCTGGGCACCGGAGGTCAACGACTTCGTGTGCATCTCAGACAGGGCTTACAACCATCAACAAGTGCTGGAGATGGAGAAACGAATCCTCGGCGAACTCGAATGGTACCTCACAGTCCCCACCCCATACGTGTTCCTCGTCCGCTTCATCAAAGCGGCCGAGGCCGATCCAGCAATGGAGAACATGGTGTACTTCCTCGCAGAGCTGGCGATGATGAATTACGCTACAATGGTGTATTGCCCCTCCATGATTGCCGCCTCCGCAGTCTATGCTGCGAGATGTACACTCCACAAGTCCCCCGCCTGGAACGAAACGCTCAAGCTCCACACCGGCTTCTCTGAGGCGCAGATAATGGATTGCGCCAAGCTTCTGGTTGATTACCATTTCGAGGCTGCGGCGAACCACAAGCTGCAGGTGATCTACCGGAAATATTCCAACCCTCAGAAAGGCGGCGTTGCTGAGCTGCCACCTGCCAAATTTCTATTGGCTCCTGCGCCATAGATGCATACATATCAGCTGCTGTGCTTGCTGCTCTCTGCTCATCGTCATCATCTAGTTGATTCGTTTGattcttccttctttttttaTATGTTTGCATTCAAGTGTTTTGAACAGCTCTGAGATTATCTTTGAActctttactatttttttttaatgaaatctCTATGAACAAATTTAGTATAATATAGAAAGTTCATTCCCAAAATTTCTGTTCGTTTGAAAAGATATCTTTAatctactccgtattattttacgATACGGACATTGGTCATGAGTCAATGGTCATGATTTAgttcttttttaaaatcaatggtCATGAAAAGACCGGGGCGATTTACAAAAATAGAAAGATATTAAAGAGGGAAAAATCGGCGACAAAAAGCTAAATTTTGAAATTCCCGAAAATATTTTACGGACATTGAACAGCCGCGATGCCCGCGAACCCTCTTCCTTGTATCACCGAACCCTTAGCTGCGAAGATACAACTGTTCCGCCGCTTCTCGAAGCTGAGATTAAGAACTTTATTGAGCTCCTTAGAACACAGAGACTTGCGATCCTGCTGCTAATATGGTGAGAAATCTGTTTgaaattcttttttattgtatgattagtgtgtgtgtgtgtgtgtattatgtacCGTTTAAGAATTTCTGCAAAAAGTGTGCGTGTTTATTGAACCAGTgaatatggaaataatcctgAAAGTAATAAGAATCACATGCCTGTAGTGTTGTATGCTTCAATTTATGGTTTCTGAAAGATGCAGATTGAtgtaactctatgttcatataGGCCAGTAAGAAGGTAAGGGCTCGGGCCAACTCCATGGCTGACCAGGGCAACAACAATTCCAGCACTGTCTTGCCAGACTGCAGTTTGCCTGGTGATATAATGGAGGAGATACTGTTGCGTCTTCCAGTGAAGGTGCTGCTCCGGTTCCTGTCGGTTAGCAAGTCATGTTACGCTTTCCTCAAAGGTCATGCATTCACTAAAACATACTCTCTTAGCAATCTGCATCGTGCTGATTTATGTGCCCT
Coding sequences within it:
- the LOC116017717 gene encoding G2/mitotic-specific cyclin S13-7-like; protein product: MASRPVVQQQNRGVEGVPGGIKQKNMAAEGRNRRALGDIGNMVTVRGAEGKQQLPQVSRPLTRGFCAQLLANAQAAAADKNKKSIAVNVGGAAANQAAKVPRKQQQQQPAQKKVTVKPKPEAVIVISPDTEEQQEEVKEKKSRRKAAAEDSSRKTYTATLTARSKAACGLNIKKEKKIQDIDAGDLYNELAVVEYVEDIYKFYKEAENESRVHDYMDSQPEINVKMRAILVDWLIEVHYKFELTSETLYLTINIIDRYLAARTTSKRELQLVGISAMLIASKYEEIWAPEVNDFVCISDRAYNHQQVLEMEKRILGELEWYLTVPTPYVFLVRFIKAAEADPAMENMVYFLAELAMMNYATMVYCPSMIAASAVYAARCTLHKSPAWNETLKLHTGFSEAQIMDCAKLLVDYHFEAAANHKLQVIYRKYSNPQKGGVAELPPAKFLLAPAP